In a genomic window of Candidatus Hydrogenedentota bacterium:
- a CDS encoding peptidylprolyl isomerase, whose amino-acid sequence MPEKAPDVFQVVLQCTNGDVVIECHREWAPLGVERFYELVKLGFYTDIRIFRVVEGFIAQFGISGDPKLSDKWANDNILDDPVRESNVRGTVTFATSGRNSRTTQIFINYGDNRRLDSMGFAPFGKVVSGMDVADKFYSGYGEKLSRLQNAIESTGNGVLDSQFPNLDSIKKAEFVKLNQ is encoded by the coding sequence ATGCCCGAGAAAGCGCCGGATGTCTTCCAGGTAGTGCTGCAGTGCACAAACGGAGACGTCGTTATCGAATGCCATCGCGAGTGGGCGCCCTTGGGCGTCGAACGTTTCTACGAATTGGTGAAACTGGGCTTCTACACGGATATTCGTATCTTTCGCGTCGTAGAAGGTTTTATCGCCCAATTTGGCATTTCAGGCGACCCGAAACTTTCAGATAAATGGGCGAATGACAATATCCTTGACGATCCGGTACGGGAATCGAATGTGAGAGGTACCGTTACGTTCGCAACCAGCGGACGGAATTCGCGAACGACGCAGATCTTCATTAATTACGGCGATAATCGCCGATTGGATAGCATGGGATTTGCCCCCTTCGGCAAGGTAGTGTCGGGTATGGACGTCGCCGACAAGTTTTACTCGGGGTACGGCGAAAAGCTTTCGAGACTGCAAAACGCAATTGAGAGTACTGGGAACGGAGTACTTGACTCGCAGTTCCCGAACCTGGACAGTATCAAGAAGGCAGAGTTCGTTAAGCTTAACCAGTAA
- the pheA gene encoding prephenate dehydratase, producing the protein MTLDELRDRIDALDMQILQLLNERAQHAMEIGDIKRSKGESFYVPERERAVYDKMRGCNPGPLPNGAIKSIYREVISAIRALEEPLTIAFLGPRDTFSHIAALRMFGAQSEYLPLVTVDDVFTEVERKRADYGVVPVETAMGGTIGDTLDRFISSDLRIVNELMIHVSQNLLSNVPLDGIERVYSKTQPFVQCRNWLKANLPNAELIEVSSTAEAARIASNNPGSAAIASELAAETYNIRVLVRGIEDSANNFTRFFVIGRHNAKPTGKDKTVVVCSIVDKPGTLFEIITPFAKAGINLTRIESRPSRKRAWDYVFFIDLLGHCEEPHIAAALESLSRYCKELKILGSFPQGELEE; encoded by the coding sequence GTGACACTGGACGAACTGCGCGATCGAATTGATGCCTTGGATATGCAGATTCTGCAACTGCTCAACGAGCGGGCGCAGCATGCCATGGAGATTGGCGATATCAAGCGATCCAAGGGCGAGTCGTTTTACGTACCGGAGCGCGAGCGCGCCGTATACGACAAGATGCGCGGCTGCAACCCCGGGCCGTTGCCGAACGGGGCCATCAAATCCATCTACCGGGAAGTCATTAGCGCTATCCGCGCACTTGAAGAGCCCCTGACAATTGCGTTTCTGGGACCGCGCGACACCTTCAGCCATATTGCCGCGTTGCGTATGTTTGGAGCCCAATCGGAATACCTGCCGCTGGTAACGGTTGATGACGTGTTCACGGAAGTGGAACGCAAGCGAGCCGACTACGGGGTCGTGCCCGTCGAAACGGCCATGGGCGGAACCATTGGCGATACCTTGGATCGCTTTATCTCCTCCGATTTGCGGATCGTGAACGAATTGATGATCCACGTCAGCCAGAACCTCCTGTCGAACGTGCCGCTTGACGGCATCGAGCGCGTATACTCGAAGACACAACCCTTCGTGCAGTGCAGGAATTGGCTTAAGGCCAATCTCCCGAATGCCGAGCTTATCGAGGTTTCGAGCACAGCGGAGGCCGCCCGCATTGCTTCGAACAATCCGGGGTCGGCGGCTATCGCAAGCGAATTGGCCGCGGAAACGTACAACATTCGGGTACTTGTGCGCGGCATCGAAGACAGCGCGAACAATTTTACGCGCTTCTTTGTCATTGGCCGCCACAATGCGAAGCCAACTGGGAAGGACAAGACGGTCGTCGTTTGTTCCATTGTCGACAAGCCGGGTACTTTGTTTGAGATCATCACGCCGTTTGCGAAGGCCGGAATCAACCTGACGCGCATCGAATCGCGGCCATCGCGGAAACGCGCGTGGGATTATGTGTTCTTCATCGATTTGCTGGGCCACTGCGAAGAGCCGCATATAGCGGCGGCACTTGAGTCATTGTCCCGATACTGCAAAGAGCTTAAGATTCTGGGGTCATTCCCCCAGGGTGAACTGGAAGAATAG
- a CDS encoding UvrD-helicase domain-containing protein yields MLNDAQRRAVEHPRGPALVLAGAGSGKTRVIVERMAWLVSERGVDARNILALTFTNKAAGELRGRVAQRLDVETVPAWVGTFHSFGLFALRRDADKLGRNKNLTIFDDADQLSLMKHLMQDASSPRSLSPREVLWWISRQKQDVLMPDSTEAETRDSDGLRVDLWRKYESALWRTGAVDFDDLLVLLVRMLEDFPDLRRKYQDRYRYVLVDEYQDTNHAQYRIAKGLCAEHGNLFAVGDEDQAIYSWRGATIRNILDFERDFPETTVYRLEQNYRSTAPILASANSLVSNNEQRIGKTLKTDRREGEPVRYYEAEDGDDEARFVVEDLISRKLRPGSVAVIFRTNGQSRLMEEALRRKGIAYVVVGGVQFYGRKEIKDILAFLRLAVNPSDDVSVRRVVNVPPRGLGATSLEHIEEYAAKRQQPLLSVLREVEMDLSLSSRAREGAAAFVHIIDDLALAAKTKPVKEVVELLLNKTGYREHVAASDEKDAKARVELIDEFLSACVEYDERKGGDLLSFLQDLALISDVDTWDANTPAVTLVTCHSAKGLEFDHVFLIGLEEGLLPHASAKESAREIEEERRLCYVAMTRARDSLVLSSARRRLLYGEHGNREVSRFVAEIGHDRLTFVRPRGDDDPRVVRARPDAPRTEPGRLKMGVKVWHAQFGKGVVMYTSGSGNKQRAHIRFQTGRSRDFMVSAAPLKILDGDEK; encoded by the coding sequence ATGCTCAACGATGCTCAACGGCGCGCGGTCGAACATCCGCGCGGCCCGGCCCTGGTACTGGCCGGAGCCGGCTCGGGAAAGACGCGCGTGATTGTCGAGCGCATGGCTTGGCTCGTTTCCGAACGCGGAGTCGATGCGCGCAATATTCTGGCGTTAACGTTCACAAACAAAGCCGCTGGAGAGCTGCGCGGCCGTGTCGCCCAGCGGCTGGACGTCGAGACGGTGCCTGCCTGGGTAGGGACGTTTCATTCGTTCGGACTCTTCGCGCTTCGGCGAGATGCCGACAAGCTGGGCCGTAACAAGAACCTGACCATCTTCGACGATGCGGACCAGTTGTCGTTGATGAAGCACCTCATGCAAGACGCCTCCAGCCCGCGCAGCCTGTCTCCTCGCGAGGTTTTGTGGTGGATTAGCCGGCAGAAGCAAGACGTACTAATGCCGGACTCGACCGAAGCGGAGACCCGCGACTCCGACGGCCTGCGAGTCGATCTGTGGCGCAAGTACGAATCTGCCTTGTGGCGGACCGGGGCGGTCGATTTCGACGATCTGCTTGTACTGCTTGTCCGTATGCTCGAAGACTTCCCGGATCTTCGCAGGAAGTACCAAGACCGCTACCGCTATGTCCTCGTCGACGAGTATCAGGACACAAACCACGCACAGTATCGTATTGCCAAAGGACTGTGCGCCGAGCACGGTAACCTGTTTGCGGTGGGCGACGAGGATCAAGCGATCTACTCGTGGCGGGGCGCAACCATCCGGAACATCCTCGACTTCGAACGTGACTTCCCGGAGACGACGGTATATCGGCTGGAACAAAACTACCGCAGCACGGCCCCCATTCTGGCGTCTGCCAATTCGCTCGTCAGCAACAATGAACAGCGAATCGGTAAGACCCTGAAGACCGACCGCCGCGAAGGCGAGCCCGTTCGGTATTACGAAGCAGAGGACGGCGACGACGAGGCGCGGTTCGTGGTGGAAGATCTAATCTCCCGCAAACTCAGACCCGGAAGTGTGGCCGTAATCTTCCGTACAAATGGCCAGTCGCGCTTAATGGAAGAGGCCCTTCGGCGGAAGGGTATCGCCTATGTCGTCGTGGGGGGCGTGCAGTTCTACGGGCGCAAGGAGATCAAGGACATCCTGGCGTTCTTGCGGCTGGCGGTGAACCCATCGGACGACGTATCCGTACGGCGCGTCGTGAATGTGCCGCCGCGCGGCCTGGGCGCGACTTCGCTCGAACACATCGAGGAGTATGCCGCCAAACGGCAACAGCCGTTGCTGTCTGTACTGCGTGAAGTGGAGATGGACCTGTCCCTGTCATCTCGCGCTCGGGAAGGGGCGGCCGCTTTCGTTCACATAATCGACGATTTGGCCCTCGCCGCGAAGACTAAACCTGTAAAGGAGGTCGTTGAACTTCTCCTGAATAAGACCGGATATCGCGAACACGTCGCGGCCTCCGATGAAAAGGACGCGAAAGCGCGCGTGGAACTGATCGACGAATTCCTGTCGGCGTGCGTTGAGTACGACGAGCGCAAGGGCGGAGATCTGCTCTCGTTCTTGCAGGACTTGGCGTTGATATCCGATGTGGATACCTGGGATGCGAATACACCCGCCGTGACGCTCGTGACCTGTCACAGCGCCAAGGGTCTTGAGTTCGATCACGTGTTCTTGATAGGTTTGGAGGAAGGCCTGCTTCCACACGCGTCCGCAAAAGAATCCGCCAGGGAAATCGAGGAAGAGCGCCGTCTTTGTTATGTTGCGATGACGCGCGCGCGAGATAGTCTCGTGTTGAGTTCCGCGAGAAGGCGTCTGCTCTACGGGGAGCATGGCAACCGGGAGGTATCCCGTTTCGTCGCCGAAATTGGTCACGACCGGTTGACCTTTGTGCGGCCAAGGGGGGATGATGATCCACGGGTTGTCCGTGCGCGGCCCGATGCGCCGCGGACCGAACCGGGCCGGTTGAAGATGGGTGTCAAAGTATGGCACGCCCAGTTTGGAAAAGGCGTGGTGATGTACACGTCGGGTAGTGGGAACAAGCAGCGCGCGCATATCCGGTTTCAGACGGGACGGTCACGAGATTTCATGGTGAGCGCGGCCCCGCTGAAGATCCTGGATGGAGACGAGAAGTGA
- a CDS encoding prepilin-type N-terminal cleavage/methylation domain-containing protein has translation MEPVSRRGFTLIELLTVIAIIAILASITAVALPRVLEKARIARTEADMKQVATALTQYMTEHNSFPPAYGFKLWPPQPENDPSYVPQFRHTAYVADINLLKVFDVYDYWSESHDTNGDKQISYLEFSPIDGRDCTSLDTELPFPLDPAAALCGNQGKQMNEKRPFAYIPYFSKHLDRLKKRLAATYQTEPYPLAWLGETWAEVDNDPSQPLMPSQMIPPPRYDGFVLLSVGPENNSHGILVPPGPSGDAFDEAFFGQPSGSGLTGDMLYILGLRAAFLGTRDANDNGNLDFDFRARTRSKEGRDEGWVLPDRSAQGGPLLLKY, from the coding sequence ATGGAACCTGTTAGCCGACGTGGCTTTACGCTCATCGAACTTTTGACCGTAATCGCTATTATCGCCATTTTGGCATCGATTACGGCCGTTGCCCTTCCTCGGGTGCTCGAAAAAGCCCGAATCGCGCGAACCGAAGCCGATATGAAGCAGGTCGCCACCGCCCTGACTCAGTATATGACGGAACACAACAGTTTTCCGCCTGCTTACGGGTTTAAGCTGTGGCCGCCTCAGCCCGAGAACGATCCCTCATACGTTCCGCAATTTCGGCACACGGCGTATGTCGCGGACATTAACTTGCTTAAGGTGTTCGACGTTTACGATTACTGGTCCGAATCGCACGACACCAACGGAGATAAACAGATATCTTATCTGGAGTTTTCGCCAATAGACGGGCGAGACTGTACCAGCCTAGATACAGAGCTGCCATTTCCTCTCGATCCTGCCGCTGCACTGTGCGGCAACCAGGGCAAGCAGATGAACGAGAAACGTCCCTTTGCCTACATCCCATATTTCTCAAAGCACCTGGATCGATTGAAGAAGCGACTAGCAGCAACGTATCAAACTGAACCTTACCCGTTGGCGTGGCTTGGGGAGACATGGGCCGAAGTTGATAACGATCCAAGTCAACCGCTAATGCCGTCGCAAATGATTCCACCTCCTAGATATGACGGATTTGTACTTCTCAGTGTCGGGCCGGAGAATAACTCTCATGGTATTCTTGTGCCGCCAGGACCAAGTGGCGATGCCTTTGATGAGGCGTTTTTTGGGCAACCGTCTGGATCTGGTCTCACTGGCGATATGCTCTATATTCTTGGGTTGCGTGCCGCATTCCTCGGTACGCGTGACGCAAATGATAACGGGAATTTGGATTTCGATTTTCGCGCACGCACCCGGAGTAAGGAAGGCAGGGACGAAGGCTGGGTCCTGCCAGATCGTTCCGCCCAGGGTGGACCGCTGCTGCTGAAATACTAA
- the dapB gene encoding 4-hydroxy-tetrahydrodipicolinate reductase, whose product MKIAVAGACGRMGRRILELAIAEGLEIGGVFDLPAASGTQITVGTESGKPQTLTLLPGVSEALAVSDALIDFTAPAATLENVKAAAAANKPIVIGTTGITESQKAEIAAAATKVPIVLAPNMSVGVNLLFKLTSEVAAILGLDYNVEIVEVHHNLKKDSPSGTAVRLAERAAEALGLDYAKDTAHGREGIVGARPSRQIGMHAVRGGDVVGEHTVSFIGNGERVELVHKAHNRDNFARGSLRAARFVTTAKPGLYDMQDVLGLK is encoded by the coding sequence GTGAAAATTGCAGTAGCAGGCGCCTGCGGCCGGATGGGCCGCCGCATCCTGGAACTGGCCATCGCGGAGGGTCTGGAGATTGGAGGCGTGTTCGATCTCCCGGCCGCGTCGGGCACACAGATCACAGTGGGTACCGAATCGGGCAAGCCGCAAACACTTACCCTGCTGCCGGGCGTCTCGGAGGCGCTGGCCGTTTCGGATGCGCTGATCGACTTTACGGCTCCTGCCGCCACATTGGAGAACGTCAAGGCGGCTGCGGCTGCCAACAAGCCCATTGTAATTGGCACAACCGGCATCACCGAGTCTCAGAAAGCGGAGATTGCCGCGGCTGCTACCAAAGTTCCCATCGTCCTGGCGCCCAATATGAGTGTCGGCGTGAATCTGCTCTTCAAGTTGACCAGCGAAGTCGCGGCCATTCTTGGGCTCGACTACAACGTTGAGATTGTCGAGGTACATCACAACCTCAAGAAGGACAGCCCCAGCGGCACGGCGGTGCGTTTGGCCGAGCGCGCGGCGGAAGCCTTGGGCCTCGACTACGCGAAGGATACGGCGCATGGCCGCGAGGGAATTGTGGGGGCGCGTCCGTCGCGCCAGATTGGCATGCATGCCGTGCGCGGAGGCGATGTCGTGGGTGAACACACCGTGTCTTTTATCGGAAACGGCGAGCGGGTCGAGTTGGTCCACAAGGCGCACAACCGCGACAATTTCGCGCGTGGGTCGTTGCGCGCGGCGCGGTTTGTCACGACGGCGAAGCCGGGCCTCTACGACATGCAGGATGTGCTGGGTCTGAAATAG
- the dapA gene encoding 4-hydroxy-tetrahydrodipicolinate synthase, with the protein MFRGSIVAVVTPFKSNFEIDFDAYGRLIDFHLEQGTDGIVPCGCTGEAATLSHEEQQKCIRFTIERVAGRIPVIAGTGSNNTKEALSLTKYAKEVGADGALLITPYYNKPTAEGQILHFGSIAQAVDIPIMLYNVPGRTGTKIAPETIATLSKIPNVVAIKEACGSVDQVCDIHSICDITILSGDDSLTLPMMAVGATGVVSVAANVAPKQVAAMCSEFDKGNYAEAQRIHYKLYPLFKGLFLETNPMPVKALLAKMGLIENYLRPPLTPMRKEIFAKLEAIYSQFATV; encoded by the coding sequence ATGTTTCGCGGATCTATTGTCGCTGTCGTAACGCCATTCAAGAGTAATTTTGAAATCGATTTCGACGCGTACGGCAGGCTGATCGACTTCCACCTCGAACAAGGCACCGATGGCATCGTCCCCTGCGGGTGCACCGGCGAAGCCGCCACCCTGAGTCACGAAGAACAGCAGAAGTGCATTCGGTTCACGATTGAGCGGGTCGCGGGCCGAATCCCGGTCATCGCGGGTACCGGCTCCAACAACACCAAAGAGGCCCTTTCGCTCACGAAATACGCGAAGGAAGTCGGCGCGGATGGCGCGCTGCTCATCACGCCCTACTACAACAAGCCCACCGCGGAAGGCCAGATTCTGCATTTCGGTTCGATCGCGCAAGCGGTCGACATCCCCATCATGCTCTACAACGTGCCCGGCCGCACCGGCACAAAAATCGCCCCCGAGACCATTGCCACGCTTTCGAAGATTCCGAATGTGGTCGCCATCAAGGAAGCGTGCGGGAGCGTGGACCAGGTCTGCGACATTCACAGCATCTGCGATATCACCATCCTCTCGGGCGACGATTCATTGACCCTTCCGATGATGGCAGTCGGCGCGACGGGCGTGGTGTCGGTCGCGGCAAATGTGGCGCCGAAGCAGGTTGCCGCGATGTGCTCCGAATTCGACAAAGGCAACTACGCCGAAGCGCAGCGCATCCACTACAAACTGTACCCCTTGTTCAAAGGTCTGTTCCTGGAAACGAATCCGATGCCGGTGAAGGCACTGCTCGCCAAGATGGGATTGATTGAGAATTACCTGCGTCCCCCATTGACGCCGATGCGCAAGGAGATTTTCGCGAAACTCGAAGCCATCTACTCGCAATTCGCGACGGTATAA
- the dnaB gene encoding replicative DNA helicase, giving the protein MLLNPDAVGTAIEILKENASDVFYSEAHQHIYEAVMALFRENVPVDGVTLMQQLGQHGNLEAVGGASYIAELTGAVPTSANIEYYARIVLDLAVLRRLISACTTAAGEAYGATGDVNELLDRAEASIFSIAESRQLNPVYKVSDLLEDSIKRIESIIKSHTGYTGLPTGFSKLDEMLSGLQPSDMIVLAARPSVGKTAFALNIASHVAIHEGKSALVFSLEMAKEQLVQRLLCMEGRIDSKRLRTGFLAKDEFSKLIPAAAKLSNAPIYIDDTPNMGILELRSKARRHAAQNELHLIIIDYLQLMRSPGRNENRQQEISEISRSIKGIARELRVPVIALSQLSREAERDDSGLPKLSHLRESGAIEQDADVVLMLSRPPVHKRAGSDDEEEEDSSHDKLIHVNIAKQRNGPTGKLDLFFDRNLQRFTDPMGGQSHGTPPPGAMAPPAYASPEEYEEDETPF; this is encoded by the coding sequence ATGCTGCTGAATCCCGACGCAGTCGGGACCGCAATAGAAATCCTCAAGGAAAACGCTTCGGACGTGTTCTATTCCGAGGCGCACCAGCATATCTACGAGGCCGTCATGGCCTTGTTTCGCGAGAATGTACCCGTCGACGGCGTGACGTTGATGCAGCAGTTGGGCCAGCACGGCAACTTGGAAGCCGTCGGCGGGGCGAGCTACATCGCCGAGCTGACGGGGGCCGTGCCGACGTCGGCGAACATCGAGTATTACGCTCGCATTGTGTTGGATCTGGCGGTGCTTCGGCGCCTTATCAGCGCGTGCACCACGGCGGCGGGCGAGGCCTACGGCGCGACAGGCGACGTCAATGAACTGCTCGACCGGGCCGAGGCATCCATCTTCTCGATAGCCGAGTCGCGCCAGCTAAACCCCGTCTACAAAGTCTCTGACTTGCTTGAAGACTCCATAAAGCGCATTGAGTCGATCATCAAGTCTCACACGGGGTACACCGGTCTTCCAACAGGGTTCAGCAAGCTCGACGAGATGCTTTCGGGTTTGCAGCCTTCGGACATGATCGTGTTGGCGGCGCGGCCTTCGGTCGGCAAGACGGCGTTCGCGCTGAACATCGCCTCGCACGTGGCTATCCATGAGGGAAAATCTGCGCTAGTCTTCAGCCTGGAAATGGCAAAGGAGCAGTTGGTCCAACGCCTGCTTTGCATGGAAGGGCGCATCGACTCGAAACGCCTGCGCACGGGATTCCTTGCGAAGGACGAGTTCTCGAAACTAATCCCTGCCGCGGCTAAGCTCAGTAACGCACCCATTTATATCGACGATACGCCGAACATGGGTATCCTCGAATTGCGTTCGAAAGCGCGCAGGCATGCGGCGCAAAACGAACTGCACTTGATTATTATCGACTACCTCCAGCTCATGCGCAGTCCTGGCCGGAACGAAAACCGGCAGCAAGAGATTTCAGAGATTTCGCGATCTATCAAGGGAATTGCGCGCGAACTGCGTGTACCCGTGATCGCCCTCTCTCAGCTCAGCCGCGAAGCGGAGCGCGACGATAGCGGCCTGCCGAAGTTGTCGCACCTGCGCGAATCGGGAGCCATCGAGCAGGACGCGGACGTGGTGCTGATGCTATCGCGCCCGCCGGTGCACAAGCGCGCGGGGTCGGACGACGAAGAGGAAGAGGATTCTTCGCACGACAAGCTGATACACGTAAACATCGCCAAGCAACGTAACGGCCCGACGGGAAAGCTGGACCTGTTTTTCGACCGGAACCTTCAGCGGTTCACGGACCCGATGGGAGGCCAATCGCATGGGACTCCCCCGCCGGGGGCGATGGCCCCTCCTGCGTATGCATCCCCGGAGGAGTATGAAGAGGATGAAACGCCGTTCTGA
- the rplI gene encoding 50S ribosomal protein L9: MKVILCENVPNLGEMGSTVKVAEGYARNYLLPRKMAVPAESDSAKQIEHEMRIIKRREEKHRAEMTELAKKIEALTIEFTMRAGEEDKLFGSVTAAQIAEGLAEKGYQVDRKNIHIEEPIRTLGIFTVPAKLAKGVEANIKVWVKKLEEEATE; this comes from the coding sequence GTGAAGGTCATCCTGTGTGAAAACGTACCCAACTTGGGCGAAATGGGTTCGACCGTCAAGGTGGCGGAAGGATATGCCCGGAATTATCTGCTGCCTCGCAAGATGGCGGTGCCTGCCGAATCGGACAGCGCAAAGCAGATCGAACACGAGATGCGTATCATCAAGCGCCGTGAAGAAAAGCACCGCGCGGAGATGACGGAACTCGCGAAGAAGATCGAAGCGTTGACCATCGAGTTCACGATGCGAGCGGGCGAAGAAGACAAGCTGTTCGGCAGCGTCACGGCGGCGCAAATTGCGGAAGGCTTGGCCGAGAAGGGCTACCAGGTCGATCGCAAGAACATCCACATCGAGGAGCCGATTCGTACGCTCGGAATCTTCACGGTGCCGGCAAAGCTTGCGAAAGGCGTCGAAGCCAACATCAAGGTATGGGTGAAGAAGCTCGAGGAGGAGGCGACCGAATAA
- a CDS encoding YybS family protein, whose amino-acid sequence MAVFGACGALLLGLSPIVIAVALIRGRGWVALLVLLLLAAFFGVGLYAASQDDNPTADLQRRALLLYSVLTYALLSAPGLAAATAHARKWSYSKTAYAVAGLLFVILTLSVVLEWELWKTQVDGTIEEFRLMIHARSAEGDESVANQQLEGLAWLSQNKAAFGLGLNSLFALAVSCIYITITNYVLRLWRGEAGFAGSFKDMRPTEWLVWGAIVTALLCFADHRWPELGIRFVAWNAAVVLTAVYWFNGLSIAMYGIRTLQPTVTTLLLVFVFVVVLVNMGVLPVLALAGLFDTWGDYRGKFDAMLAARNAREDGQQGPPGTGI is encoded by the coding sequence ATGGCAGTGTTTGGAGCCTGCGGCGCTCTGCTCCTAGGCCTTAGCCCCATCGTCATCGCGGTTGCGTTGATTCGGGGGCGCGGCTGGGTTGCGCTGCTTGTTTTGCTCCTGCTGGCCGCATTTTTCGGAGTCGGGTTGTATGCGGCCAGTCAGGATGACAATCCTACGGCGGATCTTCAACGGCGCGCGTTATTGTTGTATTCGGTGCTGACGTATGCGCTGTTGAGCGCCCCGGGATTGGCCGCGGCCACGGCGCACGCACGGAAGTGGAGTTATTCGAAAACCGCCTATGCAGTAGCCGGTTTGTTGTTCGTAATTCTGACCTTGAGCGTCGTTTTGGAGTGGGAACTCTGGAAGACCCAGGTCGACGGCACAATTGAAGAGTTCCGTCTCATGATCCACGCGCGTAGCGCCGAAGGCGACGAAAGCGTGGCCAATCAACAGCTCGAAGGGCTGGCGTGGCTGAGCCAAAACAAGGCGGCTTTCGGATTGGGCTTGAATTCCCTGTTTGCGCTTGCGGTTTCCTGCATCTACATCACGATTACAAACTATGTTTTGAGGTTGTGGCGGGGAGAAGCGGGATTTGCAGGCTCCTTCAAGGACATGCGGCCGACCGAGTGGCTGGTGTGGGGCGCCATAGTAACGGCGCTCTTGTGTTTCGCCGATCATCGCTGGCCGGAGTTGGGCATACGCTTTGTGGCGTGGAATGCGGCGGTTGTGCTGACGGCCGTGTATTGGTTCAACGGACTGTCGATAGCAATGTACGGCATTCGGACACTTCAACCGACGGTGACCACGTTGCTGCTGGTTTTCGTGTTCGTAGTTGTCCTGGTCAACATGGGAGTCCTGCCTGTATTGGCATTGGCCGGCCTTTTTGACACATGGGGCGACTACCGGGGCAAGTTCGACGCCATGCTTGCGGCCCGTAACGCGCGCGAGGATGGGCAGCAGGGGCCGCCCGGAACCGGCATTTAA
- the rpsR gene encoding 30S ribosomal protein S18 — MAQMMMRAKAKTRKKKKKTQSRSKVCRLTVDRVVYIDYKDIALLKHYVTERGKIIPRRITGATARHQRMLTKAIKLARQIALLPFVAD; from the coding sequence ATGGCCCAGATGATGATGCGGGCAAAAGCAAAGACCCGTAAGAAAAAGAAGAAGACGCAGTCCCGGAGCAAGGTCTGCCGGTTGACCGTCGACCGGGTAGTCTATATCGACTACAAGGACATCGCTCTGCTCAAGCATTATGTGACCGAACGCGGGAAGATAATTCCGCGCCGGATCACGGGCGCCACGGCCCGACATCAACGCATGCTGACGAAAGCCATCAAGTTGGCCCGGCAGATTGCGTTGTTACCGTTCGTCGCGGACTAG
- the ssb gene encoding single-stranded DNA-binding protein, which translates to MSDLRMPSLNKVLLAGRLTRDPELRSLPSGMSICKLGLAVSRFYTKDGERKEETLFINVTTWGKTAEYCNDSLKKGRPILVEGSLRSYDFQDKEGQKRTGIEITAERVQQLDWADRQGGGSGGGRSDSRPAEEPIPEDDIPF; encoded by the coding sequence ATGTCAGACCTCAGAATGCCCAGTTTGAACAAGGTGCTGCTCGCGGGTCGTCTGACGCGGGATCCGGAATTGCGTTCGCTGCCTTCGGGCATGTCTATATGCAAACTGGGGCTCGCGGTTTCCCGTTTCTACACCAAGGATGGGGAACGAAAAGAGGAGACGTTGTTCATCAACGTCACGACCTGGGGCAAAACCGCCGAGTACTGCAACGACTCGCTGAAGAAGGGCCGGCCGATTCTGGTTGAAGGTTCTCTTCGCAGCTATGACTTCCAGGATAAGGAAGGTCAGAAGCGCACCGGCATTGAGATCACGGCGGAGCGCGTGCAGCAACTCGATTGGGCGGACCGTCAAGGCGGCGGTTCCGGTGGCGGACGATCCGATTCTCGCCCCGCTGAGGAACCTATCCCAGAGGACGACATCCCGTTCTAA
- the rpsF gene encoding 30S ribosomal protein S6, which yields MRTYEALYIVRPDLKDDEIQTVAKEVENLIATNGGTIVRSENWGKRKMAYEVKKFTEGVYVLLRFQATAAFVARLSNHFRLSENIIRDLIVYFDEKTLRLEEEQKKRTEADLRASAAHADRDRDDDDDDGPRRGRRHDDDDDDDGPPRRRRRDRDDDDDSD from the coding sequence TTGCGTACTTACGAAGCGCTCTACATCGTCCGTCCTGATCTGAAGGACGATGAGATCCAGACGGTAGCGAAAGAGGTGGAAAACCTCATCGCCACGAATGGCGGTACTATCGTGCGCTCGGAGAACTGGGGCAAGCGGAAGATGGCCTACGAGGTCAAGAAGTTCACGGAAGGAGTGTACGTACTTCTCCGTTTTCAGGCGACCGCCGCTTTCGTTGCCCGCCTCTCGAACCATTTTCGGTTGTCGGAAAACATCATCCGGGATCTGATTGTGTACTTCGACGAGAAGACCCTGCGCCTCGAAGAGGAGCAGAAGAAGCGCACGGAAGCCGATCTGCGGGCGAGCGCCGCTCACGCGGATCGCGACCGGGACGATGACGACGACGATGGTCCGCGCCGTGGCCGACGGCATGATGACGATGACGATGACGACGGTCCACCCCGGCGCCGGCGCCGCGATCGCGATGATGACGACGATTCCGACTAG